CGGATCATCTCGGCTATGAGAAGGGTGACCCGGCGGGGTGGGGATCGGGCAACAACCGCAACGGGGCGTATCCGAAGACGGTGCTGACCGACGCCGGCGGGATCCCGATCGAGGTGCCCCGGGATCGGGAGGGCACCTTCAAACCGGCGCTGGTCCCGATACGGCAGCGACGGATCGCCGGGTTCAACGATCTGGTGATCGGTCTGGTGGCTCGAGGGATGACGGTGCGCGACGTTCAGGCCCATATCGCCGACGTGTATCGGGTGGAGATCTCCCCTGAGCTGGTTTCTCGGATCACCGACGCGGTGCTCCCCGAGCTGCGGGAATGGCAGTCACGGCCCCTCGACCCGGTGTATCCAATCCTGTATCTCGACGCCGTCGTGATCAAGGTCCGCACCGATGGCCGGGTCCGTAACCGGCCCGTCTATGTCGCCCTCGCCGTCGATCTAGACGGCCGCAAGCACGTCTTGGGCCTGTGGCTCGGGTCCGGCGACGAGGGAGCCAAGTTCTGGC
This sequence is a window from Acidimicrobiia bacterium. Protein-coding genes within it:
- a CDS encoding IS256 family transposase, whose amino-acid sequence is MATDSEKGGVEPARGVIDEEMLDRLMAQVDEEGLELLGPDGVLTELTSRIMNRALEVEMADHLGYEKGDPAGWGSGNNRNGAYPKTVLTDAGGIPIEVPRDREGTFKPALVPIRQRRIAGFNDLVIGLVARGMTVRDVQAHIADVYRVEISPELVSRITDAVLPELREWQSRPLDPVYPILYLDAVVIKVRTDGRVRNRPVYVALAVDLDGRKHVLGLWLGSGDEGAKFWLAVLTELRNRGVSDVLIACCDGLTGFGDAIEAVWPETVVQT